A region of Crenobacter cavernae DNA encodes the following proteins:
- a CDS encoding ABC transporter ATP-binding protein: protein MLENSHWAFEASGLAVKKRGRTLLSVDALQLPARKVSAIIGANGAGKTTLLRALAGFVPAGGAVRFFGGRPCASGRGFAWVGQHEGADSPMTVHDYVALGRRPRLGWFGVPGGEDRQAVENALLTMEVAHLADSRMAALSGGERQRTAVARALAQGTLAVFLDEPTNHLDLRHQHLLMRTLSRLAHEGRSIVTVLHDLALAANYADHLVLMKDGEVLASGSPETVLCAGRLLAAYRWPVKPCRDAEGRWRFDAMGTAWQHAA from the coding sequence ATGCTTGAAAACAGCCACTGGGCGTTCGAAGCGTCGGGGCTTGCGGTGAAAAAACGCGGCCGCACGCTCTTATCGGTCGATGCACTGCAACTGCCGGCGCGCAAGGTCAGCGCCATCATCGGCGCCAACGGCGCCGGCAAGACGACGCTGTTGCGCGCGCTGGCGGGCTTTGTGCCGGCCGGCGGCGCGGTGCGCTTCTTCGGCGGCAGACCTTGCGCCAGCGGCCGCGGCTTCGCGTGGGTCGGCCAGCATGAGGGCGCCGACTCGCCGATGACGGTGCACGACTACGTCGCGCTCGGCCGGCGTCCGCGGCTCGGCTGGTTCGGCGTGCCCGGCGGCGAAGACCGCCAAGCGGTCGAGAACGCGCTCCTGACGATGGAGGTCGCGCACCTGGCCGATTCGCGCATGGCGGCGCTGTCGGGCGGCGAGCGCCAGCGCACCGCCGTCGCGCGCGCGCTGGCGCAGGGTACGCTGGCGGTCTTCCTCGACGAGCCAACCAACCACCTCGACCTCCGGCACCAGCATCTGTTGATGCGCACGCTGTCGCGCCTCGCACACGAGGGCCGCAGCATCGTCACCGTGCTGCACGACCTGGCGCTGGCCGCCAATTACGCCGACCATCTGGTGCTAATGAAGGACGGCGAGGTGCTGGCCTCGGGCTCGCCCGAAACGGTGCTGTGCGCCGGGCGGCTGCTGGCCGCCTACCGCTGGCCGGTCAAGCCCTGCCGCGATGCGGAAGGGCGCTGGCGTTTCGACGCGATGGGCACGGCCTGGCAGCACGCCGCCTGA
- a CDS encoding zinc-dependent peptidase translates to MGWFGWGRRAAGRETRGARRERLVALASTLPLCRGLPPDKLSGLAGLGAFVLDDKDFVAAGGLAWHDGIGELIALQAALPALELGEMALEGWREIIVYPDAFVARDLWVDEAGVMHEGEQVLVGQARHDGPVVLSAPDAADSPLLDGWNVVIHEIAHKLDMLSGDANGCPPLHKGMSRDEWAEDWGRDFERFNAMLDAGRENWLDPYAAEHPAEFFAVLSESFFEAPHWVRDDFPALYRQLSLFYRQDPAARLARLPLSVLLPDAGHGQGH, encoded by the coding sequence ATGGGATGGTTCGGATGGGGGCGCCGCGCGGCAGGACGCGAGACGCGAGGCGCACGGCGCGAGCGGCTCGTCGCGCTCGCCTCGACGCTGCCGCTGTGCCGCGGCCTGCCGCCCGACAAGCTTTCAGGCTTGGCCGGGCTCGGCGCCTTCGTGCTCGACGACAAGGACTTCGTCGCGGCCGGCGGTCTTGCGTGGCACGACGGCATCGGCGAGCTGATCGCGCTGCAGGCGGCGCTGCCGGCGCTGGAACTGGGCGAGATGGCGCTCGAGGGCTGGCGCGAGATCATCGTCTACCCCGACGCCTTCGTCGCGCGCGACCTGTGGGTCGACGAGGCCGGCGTGATGCACGAGGGCGAGCAGGTGCTGGTCGGCCAGGCGCGCCACGACGGCCCGGTGGTGCTGTCTGCGCCCGACGCGGCCGATTCGCCCCTGCTCGACGGCTGGAACGTCGTCATCCACGAGATCGCGCACAAGCTCGACATGCTGTCCGGCGACGCCAACGGCTGCCCGCCGCTGCACAAGGGCATGAGCCGCGACGAGTGGGCGGAAGACTGGGGGCGCGACTTTGAGCGCTTCAACGCCATGCTCGACGCCGGCCGCGAGAACTGGCTCGACCCCTACGCCGCCGAGCATCCGGCCGAGTTCTTCGCGGTGCTCTCCGAGTCTTTCTTCGAGGCGCCGCACTGGGTGCGCGACGACTTTCCCGCCCTCTACCGCCAGCTGTCGCTATTCTACCGGCAGGACCCTGCGGCACGGCTCGCGCGGCTGCCGCTGTCGGTGCTGCTGCCGGACGCCGGCCACGGGCAGGGTCACTAG
- a CDS encoding FecCD family ABC transporter permease codes for MKPRAVIGCYGLATVLLVGLAAGLSGEGWGWPRLADPLLTGIRLPRIAASLMVGASLAAAGAALQAVFRNPLADPGLIGTSAGAVLAAVAVLALGLAGIALPFAAFVGALVGTLLVLALYRLVGGGLVALLIIGVIVGAFFGAITNLLLLLSDDLTLRGAMSWLAGNLSDAGFASLGQAGLVMLTGFVLLIALGRDLDCLMLGEETAASLGVRVERTRVLAAVGAALTAGAAVSLSGLIGFVGMMVPNAVALTFGGCRRGLIWRSAWAGALFLLVVDTVARRIAYPVDLPAGTLAAFAGAPFFIWLLFRQQGGRNA; via the coding sequence ATGAAGCCCCGCGCTGTCATCGGGTGCTACGGGCTCGCGACGGTGCTTCTGGTCGGCCTCGCGGCCGGCCTCTCCGGCGAAGGCTGGGGCTGGCCCCGCCTCGCCGACCCGCTCCTGACCGGCATCCGGCTGCCGCGCATCGCGGCCAGCCTGATGGTCGGCGCGTCGCTCGCCGCCGCCGGCGCGGCCTTGCAGGCGGTGTTCCGCAACCCGCTGGCCGACCCGGGACTGATCGGCACCTCGGCCGGCGCCGTGCTGGCGGCGGTCGCGGTGCTGGCGCTGGGGCTTGCCGGCATCGCGCTGCCGTTCGCCGCCTTCGTCGGCGCGCTGGTCGGCACGCTCCTGGTGCTGGCGCTGTACCGGCTGGTCGGCGGCGGCCTCGTCGCGCTACTGATCATCGGCGTCATCGTCGGCGCCTTCTTCGGCGCGATCACCAACCTGCTCCTGCTGCTGTCGGACGACCTGACGCTGCGCGGCGCGATGAGCTGGCTCGCCGGCAACCTGTCGGACGCCGGCTTCGCCTCGCTCGGCCAGGCAGGCCTGGTGATGCTCACCGGTTTCGTGCTGCTCATCGCGCTCGGGCGCGACCTCGACTGCCTGATGCTCGGCGAGGAAACCGCGGCGTCGCTCGGCGTGCGCGTCGAACGCACGCGCGTGCTGGCCGCGGTCGGCGCGGCGCTCACCGCCGGCGCGGCCGTCTCGCTGTCGGGCTTGATCGGCTTTGTCGGCATGATGGTGCCCAACGCGGTCGCGCTGACGTTCGGCGGCTGCCGGCGCGGTTTGATCTGGCGCTCGGCATGGGCCGGCGCGCTGTTCCTGCTCGTCGTCGACACCGTGGCGCGCCGCATCGCCTATCCGGTCGATCTGCCGGCGGGCACGCTCGCCGCTTTCGCCGGCGCGCCGTTCTTTATCTGGCTGCTGTTCCGCCAGCAGGGAGGTCGAAATGCTTGA
- a CDS encoding ABCB family ABC transporter ATP-binding protein/permease encodes MRFSHTGPAPKDRNDIQTLKTLFPYIWTFKVRVFLALACLIVAKVANVTVPLYLKDIVDALSMTATPLALPVAALAGYGVARLASSLFGELRDAVFARVTQGAIHQVARSVFDHLFRLSLRFHLDRQTGGMSRDIERGTKGIGFLLNFMVFNILPTLVEIGLVAGILLSRYSGWFAAVTLGTIAIYIVFTLAVTEWRMVFRRSMNELDSKANSKAIDALLNYETVKYFGNEGYEVDRYDRNLASWEESAIKNQVSLSMLNAGQGLIIASGVTLLMVLAAQGVTDGTMTVGDVVLVSAYLTQLYAPLNFLGFVYREIKHSLADMERMFRLLDAGAEVADSQGAAPLATRAASVEFRSVDFGYDAKRQILFDMNFTIPAGQTLAVVGSSGAGKSTLSRLMFRFYDVGGGAIRVNGTDIRELTQDSLRSHIGIVPQDTVLFNDSIYYNIAYGRPDATRDEVIEAARSAHIHDFVMGLPDGYDTQVGERGLKLSGGEKQRVAIARTILKNPPILIFDEATSALDSRTEKAIQAELAHISANRTTLIIAHRLSTIVDADRILVMDGGRVIESGSHRELVDQKGRYAEMWRLQQESEPEAV; translated from the coding sequence ATGCGTTTCTCCCATACCGGCCCCGCGCCGAAAGACCGTAACGACATCCAGACGCTGAAGACGCTGTTTCCGTATATCTGGACCTTCAAGGTAAGGGTCTTCCTGGCGCTCGCCTGCCTGATCGTCGCCAAGGTCGCCAACGTCACGGTGCCGTTGTACCTGAAGGACATCGTCGACGCGCTGTCGATGACGGCGACGCCGCTCGCGCTGCCGGTGGCGGCGCTCGCCGGCTACGGCGTCGCGCGGCTCGCGTCCAGCCTGTTCGGCGAATTGCGCGACGCGGTGTTCGCGCGCGTGACGCAGGGCGCGATCCACCAGGTCGCGCGCTCGGTGTTCGATCACCTGTTCAGGCTGTCGCTGCGCTTTCACCTCGACCGCCAGACCGGCGGCATGAGCCGCGACATCGAGCGCGGCACCAAGGGCATCGGCTTTTTGCTGAACTTCATGGTGTTCAACATCCTGCCGACCTTGGTCGAGATCGGCCTCGTCGCCGGGATTCTGCTGAGCCGCTACAGCGGCTGGTTCGCCGCGGTGACGCTCGGCACGATCGCGATCTACATCGTTTTCACGCTGGCGGTGACCGAGTGGCGCATGGTGTTCCGCCGCAGCATGAACGAGCTCGACTCGAAGGCCAATTCGAAGGCGATCGACGCGCTGCTGAACTACGAGACGGTCAAATACTTCGGCAACGAGGGCTACGAGGTCGACCGCTACGACCGCAACCTCGCGAGCTGGGAAGAGTCGGCGATCAAGAACCAGGTGTCGCTGTCGATGCTGAACGCCGGCCAGGGGCTGATCATCGCCAGCGGCGTGACGCTGCTGATGGTGCTGGCCGCGCAGGGCGTGACCGACGGCACGATGACGGTAGGCGACGTGGTGCTGGTGTCGGCGTATCTGACCCAGCTGTATGCGCCGCTCAACTTCCTCGGCTTCGTCTACCGCGAGATCAAGCATTCGCTCGCCGACATGGAGCGCATGTTCCGGCTGCTCGACGCGGGCGCCGAAGTGGCCGACAGCCAGGGCGCTGCGCCGCTGGCGACCCGCGCCGCCAGCGTCGAATTCCGCAGCGTCGACTTCGGCTACGACGCCAAGCGCCAGATCCTTTTCGACATGAACTTTACGATCCCGGCCGGCCAGACGCTGGCGGTGGTCGGCAGCTCGGGCGCCGGCAAGAGCACGCTGTCGAGGCTGATGTTCCGTTTCTACGACGTGGGCGGCGGCGCGATCCGCGTCAACGGCACCGACATCCGCGAACTGACGCAGGATTCGCTGCGCTCGCACATCGGCATCGTTCCTCAGGACACCGTGCTGTTCAACGACAGCATCTACTACAACATCGCCTACGGCCGGCCCGACGCGACGCGCGACGAGGTGATCGAGGCGGCCCGCTCGGCGCACATCCACGACTTCGTGATGGGGCTGCCCGACGGCTACGACACCCAGGTCGGCGAACGCGGGCTGAAGCTGTCCGGCGGCGAGAAGCAGCGCGTCGCGATCGCGCGCACCATCCTGAAGAACCCGCCTATCCTGATCTTCGACGAGGCGACGAGCGCGCTCGATTCGCGCACCGAGAAGGCGATCCAGGCCGAACTCGCGCATATCTCGGCCAACCGTACGACGCTGATCATCGCTCATAGGCTGTCGACCATCGTCGACGCCGACCGCATCCTGGTGATGGACGGCGGGCGCGTGATCGAATCGGGCAGCCACCGCGAACTCGTCGATCAGAAGGGCCGTTACGCCGAGATGTGGCGGCTGCAGCAGGAGAGCGAGCCGGAGGCGGTTTGA
- the nudC gene encoding NAD(+) diphosphatase, protein MPFVIPAAADPALPCRFCLFDGQSVLLVDGALPGDAAARWPVAGRRFLGVHAGANLFFGELVGTAPAGVWLPVRAALMQLPEADVPALSRAVQIRRFQKTHRLCGACGGPLAQHAHDQGRGCASCGEVYYPRVSPAMMLTITRGDEILLARSPHFTPGVYSAIAGFVEPGETLEDCVRRECFEEVGIRIGEPVYLGSQSWPFPHSLMLAFTAEYAGGELTPQEGEIEDARWFARDTLPAIPPKPSIANWLIVETLSRMAAR, encoded by the coding sequence ATGCCTTTCGTCATCCCGGCCGCCGCCGACCCCGCCCTGCCCTGCCGCTTCTGCCTGTTCGACGGCCAATCCGTGCTGCTCGTCGACGGCGCGCTGCCTGGCGACGCGGCGGCGCGCTGGCCGGTGGCCGGGCGGCGCTTTCTCGGCGTACACGCCGGCGCCAACCTGTTCTTCGGCGAACTGGTCGGCACGGCGCCGGCAGGCGTTTGGCTGCCGGTGCGCGCGGCGCTGATGCAGTTGCCGGAAGCCGACGTGCCGGCGCTGTCGCGCGCGGTGCAGATCCGCCGCTTCCAGAAGACGCACCGCCTGTGCGGCGCCTGCGGCGGGCCGCTCGCGCAACATGCACACGACCAGGGCCGCGGCTGCGCGAGCTGCGGCGAGGTCTACTATCCGCGCGTGTCGCCGGCGATGATGCTGACCATCACGCGCGGCGACGAGATCCTGCTCGCGCGCTCGCCACACTTCACGCCGGGCGTCTACAGCGCGATCGCCGGCTTCGTCGAACCGGGCGAGACGCTCGAGGACTGCGTGCGCCGCGAGTGCTTCGAGGAAGTCGGCATCAGGATCGGCGAGCCGGTCTACCTCGGTTCACAGTCGTGGCCCTTCCCGCACTCGCTGATGCTCGCCTTCACCGCCGAGTACGCCGGCGGTGAGCTGACGCCGCAGGAAGGCGAGATCGAAGACGCGCGATGGTTCGCGCGCGACACGCTGCCGGCCATCCCGCCCAAGCCGTCGATCGCGAACTGGCTGATCGTCGAGACGCTCTCGCGGATGGCGGCGCGCTGA
- a CDS encoding YbdK family carboxylate-amine ligase, translating into MLDFSHSTPLTLGVELELMIVSRRHYNLTRGSDDLLALIARGGHGFDIKPEITQGMIEIGTAVHRNTREMLAELIAIRALLVNTAEKLNLGLSGGGSHPFQHWSEQRIYPKERYRLVSELYGYLAKQFTVYGQHIHIGCPDGDVAVRLTHYLARYIPHFIALSASSPFHQGVDTLFQTSRLTSVNAFPLSGSMPMVHDWNEFNDYFARMANLGIVESMKDFYWDIRPKPEYGTVEIRICDTPLSIDTPVLLAAYAQMLARRCFEEDWNDIQPDHQLTYSYNRFQACRFGYDAVLVDAAAQRQTSLLEDMLDTLNQLTPHAIALGAESEHAQLRERVLKRNIDSQWLRDIYGESGSLSEVVRQASERWMYGEPGRG; encoded by the coding sequence ATGCTCGATTTTTCCCACAGCACGCCGCTGACGCTCGGCGTCGAGCTGGAGCTGATGATCGTCAGCCGCCGCCACTACAACCTGACGCGCGGCTCGGACGACCTGTTGGCGCTGATCGCGCGCGGGGGGCACGGCTTCGACATCAAGCCCGAGATCACGCAGGGCATGATCGAGATCGGCACCGCGGTCCACCGCAACACGCGCGAGATGTTGGCCGAGCTCATCGCGATCCGCGCGCTCTTGGTCAATACCGCCGAGAAGCTCAACCTCGGCCTGTCGGGCGGCGGCAGCCACCCGTTCCAGCACTGGAGCGAACAGCGCATCTATCCGAAGGAACGCTACCGTCTGGTGTCCGAGCTCTACGGCTATCTGGCCAAGCAGTTCACCGTCTACGGCCAGCACATCCACATCGGCTGCCCGGACGGCGACGTCGCGGTGCGGCTCACGCACTACCTCGCGCGCTATATCCCGCACTTCATCGCACTGTCGGCGTCGTCGCCGTTCCACCAGGGCGTCGACACGCTGTTCCAGACCTCGCGGCTGACCAGCGTCAACGCCTTCCCGCTGTCGGGCAGCATGCCGATGGTCCACGACTGGAACGAGTTCAACGACTACTTCGCGCGCATGGCCAACCTCGGCATCGTCGAATCGATGAAGGACTTCTACTGGGACATCCGCCCCAAGCCCGAGTACGGCACGGTCGAGATCCGCATCTGCGATACGCCGCTTTCGATCGACACGCCGGTGCTGCTCGCCGCCTACGCGCAGATGCTCGCGCGGCGCTGCTTCGAGGAGGACTGGAACGACATCCAGCCCGACCACCAGCTGACCTACAGCTACAACCGCTTCCAGGCGTGCCGCTTCGGCTACGACGCGGTGCTGGTCGACGCGGCCGCGCAAAGGCAGACCAGCCTGCTGGAAGACATGCTCGACACGCTGAACCAGCTGACGCCGCACGCGATCGCGCTCGGCGCAGAATCCGAACACGCACAGCTCAGAGAGAGGGTGCTCAAGCGCAATATCGACAGCCAGTGGCTGCGCGACATCTACGGCGAGAGCGGCTCGCTCTCCGAAGTGGTCAGACAGGCGAGCGAGCGCTGGATGTACGGGGAGCCGGGGCGCGGCTGA
- a CDS encoding SDR family NAD(P)-dependent oxidoreductase, giving the protein MHGAIVTGASRGLGAALAAALLAEGAAVVGLARHATPDTQTLAERYPDRWTFIEADLGDTARLAEHCRAALALLDKHHPAALTLINNAGVVTPVAQAGHYPTGEMIAAYAVNLLAPVALTDAFLALTSANVERRVLNISSGAAAKPYPGWGVYGSSKAALDHFTRTVAVEQAAQPNGARLVSLYPGVIDTAMQTAIRATDPADFPNRARFTALKADGALSQPADAARAIAAFLAAPDFGLEPVVDIRARHPSS; this is encoded by the coding sequence ATGCACGGCGCGATCGTTACCGGCGCGTCGCGCGGCCTCGGCGCCGCGCTCGCCGCGGCGCTGCTTGCCGAAGGGGCCGCCGTGGTCGGCCTCGCCCGGCATGCGACGCCCGATACGCAAACGTTGGCCGAGCGCTACCCGGACCGCTGGACCTTTATCGAGGCCGACCTCGGCGATACGGCAAGGTTGGCCGAGCACTGCCGCGCCGCACTCGCCTTGCTCGACAAGCACCATCCTGCCGCGCTGACGCTGATCAACAACGCCGGCGTCGTCACGCCGGTCGCGCAGGCCGGCCATTACCCGACAGGCGAGATGATCGCCGCGTACGCGGTCAACCTGCTGGCGCCGGTCGCGCTGACCGACGCCTTCCTGGCCCTGACCTCGGCCAACGTCGAGCGCAGGGTGCTTAATATCTCGTCGGGCGCGGCGGCCAAGCCCTACCCCGGCTGGGGCGTTTACGGCAGCTCCAAGGCCGCGCTCGACCACTTCACCCGCACCGTCGCGGTCGAACAGGCTGCACAGCCAAACGGCGCTCGCCTGGTGTCGCTCTACCCCGGCGTGATCGACACCGCGATGCAAACTGCGATCCGCGCCACAGACCCGGCCGACTTCCCGAACCGCGCGCGTTTTACCGCGCTGAAGGCCGACGGCGCGCTCTCACAGCCCGCCGACGCGGCCCGCGCCATCGCCGCTTTCCTCGCCGCTCCCGACTTCGGCCTCGAGCCGGTCGTCGACATCCGCGCACGCCACCCCTCCTCATGA
- a CDS encoding cation:proton antiporter, with amino-acid sequence MDGLSWHSLALNPLAAFGLLLLLGAIGGQVAARIARLPSVTGYILTGLVIGPAGLGLVSHQALSQASLFVELALGLALFEIGRRIDLHWLRRETALLTTSAFTSLLVFVALYALLLYFGLKPVGAALLAAIGVATSPAVILEIVRETHAEGQVSERLTTATGLNTLFALMAFGLALVYSGFTDSTAPGDKLLSTAWLMLGSATLGLIAGMAAIRLNAWFGGGERQAQQVLLFALIALVVGVAELLETLPAMALLVFGVSTQNLKRGLTIAEPDLIGRSHFFFVAFFVASGALLSPVSLAMYWPVALLFVLIRLGVGIVCWLAAARFNGLTLKQGALVGTASTPLSGGAFTLLLLASPVLDAGLATGAMLAALCILELIGPVLTRLSLRLAGETRE; translated from the coding sequence ATGGACGGCCTTTCCTGGCACAGTCTTGCCCTCAACCCGCTCGCCGCCTTCGGCCTCTTGCTGCTGTTGGGCGCGATCGGCGGCCAGGTCGCGGCGCGCATCGCGCGGCTGCCGAGCGTCACCGGCTACATCCTGACCGGCCTCGTCATCGGCCCGGCCGGCCTCGGCCTCGTCAGCCACCAGGCCTTGAGCCAGGCGAGCCTGTTCGTCGAACTGGCGCTCGGCCTCGCTCTGTTCGAGATCGGCCGGCGCATCGACCTGCACTGGCTCAGGCGCGAGACCGCGCTGTTGACGACGTCGGCGTTCACCTCGCTCTTGGTCTTCGTCGCGCTGTACGCCTTGCTGCTGTACTTCGGTCTCAAGCCGGTCGGCGCCGCGCTCTTGGCGGCGATCGGCGTGGCGACCAGCCCGGCGGTGATCCTGGAAATTGTGCGCGAAACCCACGCCGAGGGCCAGGTGAGCGAACGCCTCACCACCGCGACCGGGCTCAACACGCTGTTCGCGCTGATGGCGTTCGGTCTCGCGCTCGTCTATTCGGGCTTTACCGATTCGACCGCGCCGGGCGACAAACTGCTGTCGACTGCGTGGCTGATGCTCGGCTCGGCGACGCTCGGCCTTATCGCCGGCATGGCGGCGATAAGGCTCAACGCCTGGTTCGGCGGCGGCGAGCGCCAGGCGCAACAGGTGCTGCTGTTCGCGCTGATCGCGCTGGTGGTCGGCGTCGCCGAGTTGCTCGAGACGCTGCCGGCAATGGCGCTCTTGGTGTTCGGCGTGTCGACGCAGAACCTCAAGCGCGGCCTGACCATCGCCGAGCCCGACCTGATCGGCCGCAGTCACTTTTTCTTCGTCGCCTTCTTTGTCGCGTCGGGCGCGCTCTTGTCGCCGGTGTCGCTGGCGATGTACTGGCCGGTGGCCTTGCTGTTCGTGCTGATCCGCCTCGGCGTCGGCATCGTCTGCTGGCTGGCCGCGGCGCGCTTCAACGGGCTGACGCTCAAGCAGGGCGCGCTCGTGGGCACCGCCTCGACGCCGCTGTCGGGCGGCGCGTTCACCTTGCTCTTGCTCGCCAGCCCGGTGCTCGACGCGGGCCTCGCCACCGGCGCGATGCTCGCCGCGCTGTGCATCCTCGAACTGATCGGCCCGGTGCTGACCCGGCTGTCGCTCAGGCTCGCCGGCGAAACCCGCGAATAG
- the apaG gene encoding Co2+/Mg2+ efflux protein ApaG yields the protein MADNKYRIEVAPEAYFVEEQSDVAADRYVFAYRIRITNTGEVPAKLISRHWLITDANEHVQEVRGMGVVGEHPHLKPGESYEYMSGATLTTPWGTMKGSYQMEADDGTRFDAPIGEFMLCAPRVLH from the coding sequence ATGGCTGACAACAAATACCGTATCGAGGTGGCGCCCGAGGCGTATTTCGTCGAAGAACAATCCGACGTGGCGGCCGACCGCTATGTGTTCGCCTACCGCATCCGCATCACCAACACCGGTGAGGTGCCGGCCAAGCTGATCAGCCGTCACTGGCTGATCACCGACGCGAACGAGCATGTGCAGGAAGTGCGCGGCATGGGCGTCGTCGGCGAACACCCGCACCTGAAGCCCGGCGAAAGCTACGAATACATGAGCGGCGCGACGCTGACGACACCGTGGGGCACGATGAAGGGCAGTTACCAGATGGAAGCCGACGACGGCACGCGTTTCGACGCGCCGATCGGCGAATTCATGCTCTGTGCGCCGAGGGTGTTGCATTAA
- a CDS encoding heme/hemin ABC transporter substrate-binding protein produces the protein MSPKAALAFAALALVPVLAQATERLVALTPDAAEILVALGAAGEVVGRERSALDPALKNAPVIGFSRSLTIEPVLALKPTLVVGSAAAQPAGIYDQLKRVGLNALKINQREDGADFADGVIKVGRAIGREDAARAVARRFEAGMKPASLTGRRILLSYDGKMVAGRGTPGDTLIRAAGGINAAASVDGFKTLNREAWVAARPELIVLAEHNRAVYGGLAAFSARPEVAATPAGRTGKVVEWPAQRFLRVSLDSPADAKALAGLTR, from the coding sequence ATGTCGCCTAAGGCTGCCCTCGCCTTCGCCGCGCTGGCGCTCGTCCCGGTGCTCGCCCAAGCGACCGAGCGTCTCGTCGCGTTGACGCCGGACGCGGCCGAGATCCTGGTCGCGCTCGGCGCCGCCGGCGAGGTGGTCGGCCGCGAGCGCTCCGCGCTCGACCCGGCGCTGAAGAACGCGCCGGTGATCGGCTTTTCGCGTTCGCTGACGATCGAGCCGGTGCTGGCGCTCAAGCCGACGCTGGTCGTCGGCAGCGCCGCCGCGCAGCCGGCCGGCATCTACGACCAGCTCAAGCGCGTCGGCCTGAACGCGCTGAAGATCAATCAGCGCGAAGACGGCGCCGACTTCGCCGACGGCGTCATCAAGGTTGGCCGAGCGATCGGCCGCGAGGACGCGGCGCGCGCCGTCGCCCGCCGCTTCGAAGCGGGAATGAAACCCGCCAGTCTCACCGGTCGCCGCATCCTGCTGTCTTACGACGGCAAGATGGTCGCCGGGCGCGGCACGCCGGGCGACACGCTGATCCGCGCCGCCGGCGGGATCAACGCTGCGGCCTCGGTCGACGGTTTCAAGACGCTGAATCGTGAGGCGTGGGTCGCCGCCCGCCCCGAGCTGATCGTGCTGGCCGAGCACAACCGCGCGGTCTACGGCGGGCTTGCCGCGTTCAGCGCGCGCCCCGAGGTCGCGGCGACGCCGGCCGGGCGGACCGGCAAGGTGGTCGAGTGGCCGGCGCAGCGCTTCCTGCGCGTATCGCTCGACAGCCCGGCCGATGCGAAGGCCCTGGCCGGACTCACACGATGA
- the rpe gene encoding ribulose-phosphate 3-epimerase has product MRTFRIAPSILSADFARLGEEVKNVIAAGADIVHFDVMDNHYVPNLTVGPLVCEAIRPHTSAPIDVHLMVSPVDALAASFARAGADIITFHPEASHHIDRTLGVIKDAGCKAGLVFNPATPLSFLDHVMDKVDMILLMSVNPGFGGQKFIPQTLNKVREARRRIDEYTAAHGGEIWLEVDGGIKVDNIAEVAAAGADTFVAGSAIFNQPDYKAVIDAMRAELARVG; this is encoded by the coding sequence ATGCGCACCTTCCGCATCGCCCCGAGCATCCTGTCCGCCGACTTCGCCCGCCTCGGCGAAGAAGTGAAGAACGTCATCGCCGCCGGCGCCGACATCGTCCACTTCGACGTGATGGACAACCACTACGTGCCGAACCTGACCGTCGGTCCGCTCGTCTGCGAGGCGATCCGTCCGCACACCAGCGCGCCGATCGACGTGCACCTGATGGTCTCCCCGGTCGACGCGCTCGCCGCGAGCTTCGCCCGTGCCGGCGCCGACATCATCACCTTCCACCCGGAAGCGTCGCACCATATCGACCGCACGCTCGGCGTGATCAAGGACGCCGGCTGTAAGGCCGGCCTGGTCTTCAACCCGGCCACGCCCTTGTCCTTCCTCGACCACGTGATGGACAAGGTCGACATGATCCTCTTGATGTCGGTCAACCCGGGCTTCGGCGGCCAGAAGTTCATCCCGCAGACGCTGAACAAGGTGCGCGAGGCGCGTCGCCGCATCGACGAATACACCGCAGCACACGGCGGCGAGATCTGGCTCGAGGTCGACGGCGGCATCAAGGTCGACAACATCGCCGAGGTGGCGGCCGCCGGCGCCGACACCTTCGTCGCCGGCAGCGCGATCTTCAACCAGCCCGACTACAAGGCGGTGATCGACGCGATGCGCGCCGAACTCGCCCGCGTCGGCTAA